The DNA region GCGTCCCGCAACGTCCTTGCGAGCCAATGTCAGCCTCGGCTTATATGGGATCCGTGAACGAGCGACTTCGCTCCGTACTCGCCCAGCGCGGTGTCTCCCCTGAGTCCCTCGCCGCCGAGTGCGAGGTGGACCCCAAGACCGTAGGCCGTTGGCTCGGCGGGCGTGTGCCGCATCCGCGACACCGCTTCGCTGCCGCCCTGCACTTACGAGTGGAGGAGACCTTCCTCTGGCCTGCACCGCAGCCCCGGTCAGGTCGGCCGGACACGGTCGGCATCGAGCTGGTAGGCACCTACGCCAACCGGGCCAGCGTGCCCAGGGAGGTGTGGCTGTCTCTGCTGCAGGAGGCCGAGACGCAGATCGACGTGCTCGTGTTCTCCGGGACGTTCTTCGCCCAGACCAACCCGCACGTCGCCAGGATGCTTGCCGAACGGGCCGCCGCTGGCGTTCGCGTCCGCCTCTGCTTCGGAGACCCGAAGGGCCAGGCCGCCGCTGTCCGGGGCCACGAGGAGGGTATCGGCGACACCCTGGCGGCGAAGATCCGCGCCTCACTCACCTACTACCGAAGCCTCCCGGCAAAGGCCGGCTGCGAGGTGCGCCTCCACGACACCACGCTCTACAGCTCGCTGTTCCGCTACGACGGCGATCTCCTGGTCAACCCGCACGTGTGGGGTCAGCCCGCGAGCGCCAACCCCCTGCTCCACCTCAAGAGAGTCGACTCCACGGGCTGGTTCGACAACTACGCTCAGAGCTTCGAAGCCGTCTGGGACAGCGCAAGGCCTTGGACACCCGAACCGGAGGGGACCACCACGCATGGGCAGGACTGAGTATCTCAACGACCCCGACGCCCCGAAGGCCAACACCCTGATCCCCGCCAGCAACCTGCTCGTGGTCGACGACAGCGGTGCCATCCTGCTGCAGCGCCGTCGCGACACCGGTCAGTGGGCTCTGCCCGGCGGAGCGCAGGACATCGGCGAGACCGCCGCCCAGTGCGCGGTGCGCGAATGCCTGGAGGAGACCGGCGTCATCGCCGAGGTGACCGACTTCCTGGGCGTCTACACCAACCCGCACCACATCGTCGCCTACACCGACGGCGAGATCCGCCAGCAGTACGAGAACACCTACATCGGCCGCCCCATCGGGGGCGAGCCCACGATCAACGATGAAGCCGACGGCGTCCGCTGGATCCAGCCCGCAGACCTTGACCAGTACGACATCCACCCCAGCATGCGCCAGCAGATCGGCGACTACCTCGCCGGCACCTACCCCTACCTCGGCTGAGCAGCCAGCGCCGACTCCACCCGCGCAACCCCCGCGAAGATCTCCGGCTCCGCCCGACGGATGAACCGCCCCACCACACTGTCCGCCCCGTAGCGGCCGACGATCTCCGCCACCCGCTCCTCGGCGGTCGTCCTGGCACCGTCGGGCGTCGTCGTCAAATCGCAGTAGACCAGCGCATCGACCAAGCGCTGGTCTTCAAGCAACGGGAACTCCGCCTCCAGCACGTCGCGGAGCCCGCGCTCCTCCGCCTCCAGCAGCGCGAACGAGTGGTTCGCAACGAGCCGCACCAAGCGCTCGTCCGCCCCATGGGCGTCACGCAGGAACCTGGCGCCGTCCACCGGGTGGAACCCGGACGTCGCCAACCGCGGTGCATACCCGACATCGTGCAGTACAGCCGCCGCAAGGAGCAGGTCGGCCTTGTCGCCCAGCACATGAGCAAGATCGGTCGCGCGCGCCGCGACCCCTTGCGAGTGCGTCCA from Kitasatospora sp. NBC_00458 includes:
- a CDS encoding HD domain-containing protein, producing MSEVLPRWARQVAAAELSVALPRRWTHSQGVAARATDLAHVLGDKADLLLAAAVLHDVGYAPRLATSGFHPVDGARFLRDAHGADERLVRLVANHSFALLEAEERGLRDVLEAEFPLLEDQRLVDALVYCDLTTTPDGARTTAEERVAEIVGRYGADSVVGRFIRRAEPEIFAGVARVESALAAQPR
- a CDS encoding XRE family transcriptional regulator, producing MNERLRSVLAQRGVSPESLAAECEVDPKTVGRWLGGRVPHPRHRFAAALHLRVEETFLWPAPQPRSGRPDTVGIELVGTYANRASVPREVWLSLLQEAETQIDVLVFSGTFFAQTNPHVARMLAERAAAGVRVRLCFGDPKGQAAAVRGHEEGIGDTLAAKIRASLTYYRSLPAKAGCEVRLHDTTLYSSLFRYDGDLLVNPHVWGQPASANPLLHLKRVDSTGWFDNYAQSFEAVWDSARPWTPEPEGTTTHGQD
- a CDS encoding NUDIX hydrolase; this encodes MGRTEYLNDPDAPKANTLIPASNLLVVDDSGAILLQRRRDTGQWALPGGAQDIGETAAQCAVRECLEETGVIAEVTDFLGVYTNPHHIVAYTDGEIRQQYENTYIGRPIGGEPTINDEADGVRWIQPADLDQYDIHPSMRQQIGDYLAGTYPYLG